The Setaria italica strain Yugu1 chromosome IX, Setaria_italica_v2.0, whole genome shotgun sequence genome has a window encoding:
- the LOC101773911 gene encoding uncharacterized protein LOC101773911, producing MNWGLAAAVASAAAVAAASGAELLACDCDAPAPPAVGRCDGLLLSRQHHDDEVHEGPASREKPRGGGGNRFAPRFDGLRFIETLVTAHR from the exons ATGAACTGGGGGCTGGCAGCCGCCGTGGcgtccgccgctgccgtcgcggCCGCGTCCGGCGCCGAGCTCCTCGCCTGCGACTGCgacgcccccgcgccgccggctgtCGGGAGGTGCGACGGGCTGCTCCTCTCGCGGCAGCACCACGACGACGAGGTCCACGAG GGTCCGGCGTCGAGGGAGAAGcctcgcggcggaggcggcaacAGGTTCGCGCCGCGGTTCGACGGGCTGCGCTTCATCGAGACGCTCGTCACGGCGCACCGCTGA